The Gymnogyps californianus isolate 813 chromosome Z, ASM1813914v2, whole genome shotgun sequence genome has a window encoding:
- the EMC4 gene encoding ER membrane protein complex subunit 4: MEKIPMNLFIMYMAGNTISIFPAMMVCMMGWRPLQALMSLSATLKALESSSRRALQGLVFLVGNGLGLALALYKCQAMGLLPTRPSDWLAFVAPPQRMEFTGGGMIL, translated from the exons ATGGAGAAG ATCCCCATGAACCTGTTCATCATGTACATGGCCGGCAACACCATCTCCATCTTCCCCGCCATGATGGTCTGCATGATGGGCTGGCGCCCGCTGCAGGCCCTCATGTCCCTCTCCGCCA cactgaAGGCACTGGAGAGCTCGAGCCGGCGGGCACTGCAGGGACTGGTGTTCCTGGTGGGCAATGGGCTGGGGCTGGCGCTGGCCCTCTACAAGTGCCAGGCCATGGGGCTGCTCCCCACCCGCCCCTCCGACTGGCTGGCCTTCGTCGCCCCCCCACAG CGGATGGAGTTCACTGGGGGGGGCATGATCCTGTGA